From one Orcinus orca chromosome 10, mOrcOrc1.1, whole genome shotgun sequence genomic stretch:
- the TCTA gene encoding T-cell leukemia translocation-altered gene protein isoform X1 yields the protein MAEPWSGQSLQALPATVLGALGALGSEFLLEWEAQDMRVTLFKLLLLWLVLSLLSIQLAWGFYGSTVTGLYHRPDTHPQLAAALDVFLPPGLGGQNGSTPDGSTHFPSWETAANEPLKTHRE from the exons ATGGCGGAGCCTTGGTCTGGGCAGTCCTTGCAGGCTCTGCCGGCCACGGTGCTGGGCGCTCTGGGCGCCCTCGGCAGCGAGTTCCTGCTGGAGTGGGAGGCGCAGGACATGCGCGTGACCCTCTTCAAGCTGCTGCTGCTTTGGTTGGTGTTAAGTCTCCTGAGCATCCAGCTGGCGTGGGGGTTCTACGGGAGTACGGTGACCGGGCTGTATCACCGGCCAG ATACCCACCCCCAGCTTGCTGCAGCTCTGGATGTGTTCCTGCCCCCAGGTCTGGGCGGCCAGAACGGATCCACACCTGATGGCTCCACGCATTTCCCTTCCTG GGAAACAGCAGCAAATGAACCTCTTAAAACCCACAGAGAATAA
- the TCTA gene encoding T-cell leukemia translocation-altered gene protein isoform X2: MAEPWSGQSLQALPATVLGALGALGSEFLLEWEAQDMRVTLFKLLLLWLVLSLLSIQLAWGFYGSTVTGLYHRPGLGGQNGSTPDGSTHFPSWETAANEPLKTHRE, translated from the exons ATGGCGGAGCCTTGGTCTGGGCAGTCCTTGCAGGCTCTGCCGGCCACGGTGCTGGGCGCTCTGGGCGCCCTCGGCAGCGAGTTCCTGCTGGAGTGGGAGGCGCAGGACATGCGCGTGACCCTCTTCAAGCTGCTGCTGCTTTGGTTGGTGTTAAGTCTCCTGAGCATCCAGCTGGCGTGGGGGTTCTACGGGAGTACGGTGACCGGGCTGTATCACCGGCCAG GTCTGGGCGGCCAGAACGGATCCACACCTGATGGCTCCACGCATTTCCCTTCCTG GGAAACAGCAGCAAATGAACCTCTTAAAACCCACAGAGAATAA